CGCGATGGCGCATGTGATCGTGACCGAGGGCCTTGTCGACGAAGCCTTTGTCCGCGAACGTTGCGATTGGGATGAGTTCAGCCACTGGGCAGAGTTTGTCGGCCAAGAACGAAATTCGCCGGAAACACTCGAAGCAATCACGCAAGTTGCCGCCGCCGACATCCGTCAGGCTGCCCGCCTTTTCGCCACCGAACCCAATGGCGCGATCTATTACGGCCTTGGCGTTACAGAACATAGTCAGGGCAGTTCTACCGTGATTGCGATTGCCAACCTTGCAATGGCGACAGGCAATATCGGACGGCGCGGCGTGGGCGTGAACCCCTTGCGCGGCCAGAATAATGTGCAGGGTGCCTGCGACATGGGCAGTTTTCCGCACGAATTTTCCGGCTATCGCCATGTCAGCGACGGCGAAACGCGCCGGCTATTCGAAGCTGACTGGGGCGTCAGCCTTGATCCCGAACCGGGACTGCGCATTCCGAATATGCTCGACGCGGCAACCGACGGGGTGTTCAAGGCGCTCTATTGTCAGGGAGAGGACATCCTGCAATCCGATCCCAACACTGCCCATGTTTCGGCAGGGCTGGCGGCAATGGAATGCGTAATCGTCCATGACCTGTTTTTGAACGAGACAGCAAATTACGCGCATATCTTCCTGCCCGGTTCGACCTTCCTCGAAAAGAACGGCACGTTCACCAATGCCGAACGGCGCATACAGCCTGTGCGCAAGGTGATGACGCCGCTGAACGGTCTTGAGGATTGGGAAGTCACGCAACGCTTGGCGCAGGCGATGGGGCTGGACTGGAACTACAGCCATCCAAGCGAGATCATGGATGAAATCTCCAGGCTTACGCCGAGCTTTGCCGGGGTCAACTTTGACCGGCTCAATAAGGAAGGGTCATTGCAATGGCCGGTGAATGATGCCGCACCAGACGGTTCGCCGATCATGCATGTTGATGGCTTCGTGCGCGGCAAAGGCAAGTTTGTCGTAACCGATTATGTACCGACCGATGAAAAAACCGGTCCGCGTTTCCCATTATTGCTCACCACGGGACGGATCCTCAGCCACTATAATGTCGGCGCACAGACGCGCCGTACTGATAATGTGGCATGGCACCCGGAAGATTTGCTGGAAATCCATCCAATCGATGCCGAGGATCGGGGCCTTAAAACGGGAGACTGGGTCAAGCTCACGTCTCGCGCCGGGGAAACAACGCTGCGCGCACAGGTTACAGATCGCGTTGCGCCAGGCGTTGTTTATACAACTTTCCATCACCCTGACACACAAGCCAATGTTGTCACAACCGACCATTCGGACTGGGCCACCAATTGCCCTGAATATAAGGTGACTGCGGTGCAGATCAGCGCCTCTAACGGTCCGACTGATTGGCAGGAGGAATATCGTGAACAGGCCGCGCGCTCGCGCCGTATCGTCCATGCTGAGCCCGCCGAATGAACACGGTTGATAAACTGGTGCTGATGGCGAACCAGATTGCAGCGAACCAGATGCACGAACCTGATCCTGCCAGGGCCACGGCGGAGCATATCCGCCTCTATTGGGATCCGCGGATGAAGCAGATGATTTTCGCAAATGGCAGTAAGGGGCTCACAGAAACAGCCGCCGCCGCCATTGCCCTGCTTGCCGAAACGCATGACCGCGCCTGAATCCGGATCACGGCCTTTCCGATTTGCGGTGCTGAGGCCGGACAGGCACCAAAGCGAGTTTTTGGAGCGGGCGCTTATATCCGAGGTTCCTGTAGCCTTTGAATATAATGGCATCGGCTATGCGGTGATGATGGCCACGCCGGTCGACCTCGAAGATTTTGCCATCGGCTTCACGCTTTCCGAACAGCTGGTGGACAGCGCCGACGATATCGAAGCGATCGACACCCATCGGGTAGAAAAGGGCTGGATCGTGCGCATCCAGCTGCCCGCCGACAGGGCGGAAAAAGTCTATGCACGCGCGCGCCAACGCGTTTCCGAAAGCAGCTGCGGACTGTGCGGCATGGACAATCTGGACGAAGTCATGCGCGAACTGCCCAGCGTCACGGCGCGGCTCGAGGTCGCGGACGATGCCATATTTGCCGCGCTTCAGGCACTTCGCGACCACCAGCATCTGAATGCCACGACAGGTGCATGCCATGCGGCCGCCTTTTGTGCCGTTGACGGTTCAATCCTGATGGTTCGCGAAGATGTCGGCCGGCATAATGCTCTCGACAAGGTCATTGGCGCCATCGCCAAATCCGGAAACGCACCTGAAAACGGTTTTCTACTTTTGACGGCGCGCTGTAGTTTTGAACTGGTTCAAAAGACCATATTGGCAAATTGTCCCGCTCTGGTGACCATCTCTGCTGCAACCGACTTGGCGACACATACCGCAGCAAAATACGGTTTGCGCCTGATCAGTCTGGCACGACAGGATTCCGCGCTGTCCGCATGTCCATAAAGCGTCCGATCAACCAGCTTCTGAATATCGAAATCGCAGGATCCGACAAATCGTCCGGATGCAATTTCAGATAATAGCCATAACCTTCCTCGATCACCGCATCATAGGGCATAACCAATCTGCCCGCGGCAATTTCAGGCGCAAACATATCGATATCGGCCAAGGTCACACCCGTTCCGCCCATGGCATATTGGGCGGCTGTGATGGCGGTATCAAAGGCAAGGCCTTCGTCCGTATCAATATCCAACCCCAATTGCCGTGCATAATTTGACCACAAAAGATCGCGCGGTTGACCCGCAAGTTTTATGTGCAGCAATTCTTGTTGCGACAGAAATTGGGCGACGCCTTGCCCCGAAGCCGCCTTGGCAGTTTCGGGCGAACATAATGGCGCGACGCGGACCATCCACAGCAAGTCGGTCACAAAGTCGTCCACATTTGGCCGGTCGTAGACGATGGCCATGTCGGTATTGGTTGCAGGCAGGCCAGTGACGTTCGCGCTGGAAACATCAATCCTATAGTCTGGATGCTCGATGCGGAATTCGTGCAGCAGCGGCAAAAGCTGTTGTTGCAGCATTGATGGCGGGATGTGGATCCGCAGCGCACGTTTTGCCTGCCGGTCATCGCGGATCGCATTTAACGTCTGCTCGATGCGATCAAGGCTTTTTGCAACAACAGGCAGCAATTCTTCGCCCGCCGCGGTCAGCGCGAGGCCTGTTGCCTCCCGTTCGAACAAGGGCTTGCCCAACAGTTCTTCAAGCCCGCTGACATGCCGGCTCATTGCGCTTTGCGACACCGATAGCGCCGTGGCCCCGCCGGTGAAGCTGCGATGCTGGCCCACGGCCTCAAAAGCGCGCAGCGCGTTAAGAGGCAGCCACCGCCGGTTTATCGAACCCTTGCTCTGAATTTTCCTCGCCTTTCGCGTTCGCAAATTGACCTGCCCGCCCTTTAGCGGAACATTTTGATATGGGGCCATGATAAAAAGTGATTATTCCCTATGGCAGTGACGGTTCTAACGCCTGAAGGTTCATTGAGATAAGGGAAGAATGATGGATATCGCCCGGTTTTCTGCTCTGTTGAGCCAACGGCAGGCTAGCCATACATTGCCGCAGGATCTCTATATCAGCGATGACAGTTTCGCATTCGATATGGACGCGATCTACCGCCACAGCTGGCTGATGGCCGGCATGGCATGCGAACTGCCAAAGTCCGGCAGTTACATGGCGCTGAATATCGGCAAATGGCCGGTGATCATCACCCGCGACGCGAACGATGAAATTCACGCCTTTCACAACAGCTGCCGACATCGCGGTTCCATCCTGTGCCAACCCGGCCATGGCTCTGCGCCA
This portion of the Sphingobium sp. genome encodes:
- the fdhD gene encoding formate dehydrogenase accessory sulfurtransferase FdhD; this encodes MERALISEVPVAFEYNGIGYAVMMATPVDLEDFAIGFTLSEQLVDSADDIEAIDTHRVEKGWIVRIQLPADRAEKVYARARQRVSESSCGLCGMDNLDEVMRELPSVTARLEVADDAIFAALQALRDHQHLNATTGACHAAAFCAVDGSILMVREDVGRHNALDKVIGAIAKSGNAPENGFLLLTARCSFELVQKTILANCPALVTISAATDLATHTAAKYGLRLISLARQDSALSACP
- a CDS encoding formate dehydrogenase subunit delta, coding for MNTVDKLVLMANQIAANQMHEPDPARATAEHIRLYWDPRMKQMIFANGSKGLTETAAAAIALLAETHDRA
- the fdhF gene encoding formate dehydrogenase subunit alpha, coding for MTYQPQKDFGTPQSRSKDTVECMIDGRAVSVPAGTSIMRAAAENGANIPKLCATDNMKSFGSCRLCLVEVEGRKGTPASCTTPVEAGMVVHTQTPLLQKLRKGVMELYISDHPLDCLTCAANGDCELQDQAGAVGLRDVRYDVEATHLGQEKDHSNPYFDFDPSKCIACSRCVRACDEVQGTLALTMEGRGWDSKISAGLASDDFLGSECVSCGACVQACPTATLVEKTVVEVGTPERSIVTTCAYCGVGCTFRAEMRGEQLVRMVPWKDGKANRGHSCVKGRFAWGYAQHQDRILKPMIRASISEPWREVEWDEAFAYAASELKRISEKYGRHALGGITSSRCTNEETFLVQKLVRAGFRNNNVDTCARVCHSPTGYGLKTTFGTSAGTQDFDSVEDCDVMLIIGANPTDAHPVFASRMKRRLRGQDGRPPAKLIVIDPRRTNLVRSPHIEADVHLPLRPGTNVAVLTAMAHVIVTEGLVDEAFVRERCDWDEFSHWAEFVGQERNSPETLEAITQVAAADIRQAARLFATEPNGAIYYGLGVTEHSQGSSTVIAIANLAMATGNIGRRGVGVNPLRGQNNVQGACDMGSFPHEFSGYRHVSDGETRRLFEADWGVSLDPEPGLRIPNMLDAATDGVFKALYCQGEDILQSDPNTAHVSAGLAAMECVIVHDLFLNETANYAHIFLPGSTFLEKNGTFTNAERRIQPVRKVMTPLNGLEDWEVTQRLAQAMGLDWNYSHPSEIMDEISRLTPSFAGVNFDRLNKEGSLQWPVNDAAPDGSPIMHVDGFVRGKGKFVVTDYVPTDEKTGPRFPLLLTTGRILSHYNVGAQTRRTDNVAWHPEDLLEIHPIDAEDRGLKTGDWVKLTSRAGETTLRAQVTDRVAPGVVYTTFHHPDTQANVVTTDHSDWATNCPEYKVTAVQISASNGPTDWQEEYREQAARSRRIVHAEPAE
- a CDS encoding LysR family transcriptional regulator, which translates into the protein MAPYQNVPLKGGQVNLRTRKARKIQSKGSINRRWLPLNALRAFEAVGQHRSFTGGATALSVSQSAMSRHVSGLEELLGKPLFEREATGLALTAAGEELLPVVAKSLDRIEQTLNAIRDDRQAKRALRIHIPPSMLQQQLLPLLHEFRIEHPDYRIDVSSANVTGLPATNTDMAIVYDRPNVDDFVTDLLWMVRVAPLCSPETAKAASGQGVAQFLSQQELLHIKLAGQPRDLLWSNYARQLGLDIDTDEGLAFDTAITAAQYAMGGTGVTLADIDMFAPEIAAGRLVMPYDAVIEEGYGYYLKLHPDDLSDPAISIFRSWLIGRFMDMRTARNPVVPD